taaaaacgttaataaaacttatctccattcaaactttttattttatttttcacaaactatatactaaaaacaacttaaagaagaagaagaagaactTAAAAACACTTCCCGGCACGATaatttgacattgacatttgacaattGACgtcaccattttttttaaggatTTAATGGACGTCACCATTTGGCAGTTTAAGAATTAGTTACTCCCTGGCAATTCGGCATTAAAAACTTGACACTTGACAGTGCTGTTGGAATGGGTCTGCGAGGGAGACCCCGTAATGAAAATGAGAATGTTGACCATAAGAAAAGCATAAAGGACTCAAAttgaaagttattatttactttgcaCTTGACAAGCAgacaaaaaatacaactttGCTGGAAATGGGATCTGTTGGTTATCCTTTAATACCCTggctattttatttgaattttttttatgtacaaaaacgttttttacagttttactatatgaaatatattatgagaaCGTTCCTGTCAGTGCCTGTGTTGAGCCTGTGCGCTGACCTGTCACTTGTCAACCAAGTGATGATTGTCAATCATGAAATGAGTAGAAAGACAGAAATGAGTAGAATAATAATACGGGAAGCTGACAGGCTGtgataatagtaaataataatatgtattcggCAATCACCCTTTAGTATTCAATATTCACCACTGGGTCCACAggtatcatatatatattcaccAAATTAAGTAGACTGCTTGTATATTTCTACTCTATTCACATATCACACATTACTGATTCTAGTTATGGAAAACAGGAGTGAATGTAATCTAATAAATGTAATCTTTACCAaccttatattaatttcttccgacttataatataaaaaaaagtaaaagttatttacaatGGAAAGTGAcgaaatgaagaaaaaattattctcCTGCTTAACTCAACAAATGAGTGAAATCgagttattaaattcaatgtatCCAAACAAGGACGAATTAAGTTTTACAGATACATCCATTTTACAAGAAGTTAAGGATTTTCTAGAGGATAAAACTGATTACACACCAAGACACATTGACTTTGTATTATAtctttttctacaaaatatgaaattagagatttcaataaatttaccaACCTTCTACCCAGATGATGAACCGGACATTTACATAAGATGTAATCAAATGAATCGTCAACAAGAGTCAAGATTGAATAGAGGAGCAATGGACTTTATAAAATCTACTCATAACCATGAAGCATGCATATACTCAATTGTAGCATGGATACAAGAGAATATAGAACAGTTTACTGAAGTAGAAAAAAACTCCCAAGAATTAATAGATgagaatacaaaatatacagaaGAGGTAAAGTTTGCCAGATATTGGATATTTTCccatcatatttataataagaaaaaacgtGAAGAAATTGTTAAGCTGGCTAGAGAGCTTAAATTAACTGGATTTTGTTTAAGCGGCAAGCCTGgaattatatgtattgaagGGAGTGAAAATGACTGCAAAGAATGGTGGAAAGTGATAAAATCTATGAATTGGAAAAAAATTGTCGTTAGAAAAATAGAACTATTTGAATTATCCTTTCAAGCTAAGGAACAACGGTTTTCAAAAtttgaagaaattatttttcaaaatgcaTCTAGTCGTACTAATAAACATGCTGATATGAGTGggttttcaaaatatatggaagaatataatttaacagaaGCATTCAACGACTTTTTTGGCTTTGACAACAATACTTGACATTGTTCCACTGTTAAATTCTTAACACATCAACATACTGCCTGTACAATgcaaattacattaaacttaattatatgttaCCTACAACTAGCCAGAGAAGTTGATTAGAAatgtttatagataataataattatcattcttGTATTGGAgtatatttgtaacaataattttaaaattcaaaataaaaaataatgaaaaaagaacAGAAATTTCTTTTGTAAAACCCattggtatttttaaatgagctttaatatgtaatgtaaaacgcagtggtggctcagtggtcaGGACCTTGgacttaaaatcaataatcagGGGTTTGTGACTACGCAAGCAAGCaggatataaatagatttttttaatttgtgtatgTGAATTGCTTTGACAAAATGACGCGCACAGCGCCCACATATATAGCGTCCCGGGCACGTGTCTATGAAGTAGTTTTATAAGGACACTGCACAGTACTCTGCTATGAAGTCAAATGATTATGTGGGATGCACTGAACcaataagatttaaaaagcctgtttattatcatatttcgtTAAGTTTTTAGTCACTCTTAGGATTCAGATTTTACCCAAGGGGATCATGACCTCTGTGATTCGTACTTgtgcaattataaatttaaatatgttgttCTGCACTATCTACCAATTTTCTCTCTCAAACATTTCCTGTATCCTAAGATTGCCCGGAAGTTATAGCTTATTAATGATAAAGCCGCCTTTTCTAATACTTCTCtgtgtatttatgttattgttgtttggcttttgtatattatgtttggattgcaataaagtatttttttcttctaagTCTTCAGAGTAATTTTTTGTCTCTATTTTCATACTCGTTTCTCTCGTTATATGCTTGTGGTGTAAgccttaaattaattactgcacatatttacactaatatttataaagtcgCAACTTTTGTATCTTTGTATGACCACTGGATAAATTTCCAAAATTCTGATTCTGATTCTGATTCTGAAGTGATATAGGAccccgtattattatactactctttggaCATATGCTATTTATATTCCACCGTGGAATttccacgggcgaagcctaggcaaacagctagtatgttataatgttaccatgaataataattgttttgcattggtgtaaataattaatggctctcctaaataaataaataaaataaagtttaataatcTCGAAAGATAACTAATCATCGTCGATAATtatcgtttgttttttttaaattgagacATCCTATCATGGTTATTGTCTTTCATCTAACATAGCTAAGAATGTGACTGGAtttcaaaggaaaaaaaactGCATTGAAATCGGTCAATATATTTGAGAGCAACTATGCAACAGACAGACACGCATATTATGCAaacaacatataaatttatgacaaCCCTCTTTttgcattataaatgaaatagtagTGCATTTTTTTTGAGGcacaaatgaaacaataagaaatatatcatatcaGGAAACGAAACGTAATTTGCGACGAGGCCTGGCAACACAAATACTGCAGGACTGAGTTTATTGATTTCCAATTAAATCAGTTACCTTATACCTATGTCGTACGTAGTTAGTACACcgcaaaattattaattttaaataaaaactgtagattaatattatcaattagtAACAGATTAAGATCTAATAACCATTTTCTCGTTAATGATAATTTCTGTAAAATAACGTATTATACCATGTATTGAGCGtagaatattgttattttgtgagTTTATAGGCTCGCAAAACCTAGAGTATTGTTTAATGCGAAATCTTAAATCAGAAGCAAAATGTATCATTGTGGTATGAGACAAATGGAAGAGAGGCATGTTGCCAATCAAGTTGATCTTATGGTTTGGAGCCATAGGCTTGATTTATTGGCTCTTACCAACAGCAAGggtaaataaatctttttaattttttttttttaatattaaacttgaGTTTACCTCAAAGTAacacatatatattgtattattaaatctcaatgaattaatgtattgagtttaaaatgtgtttaacttatataaatacttattgaaTGATTTTAGGAGAAGTACAAGTTCACAGACTTCATTGGCAAAAGGTTTGGAGTTTACCCCCACCATCGGAAGATGTTGTTGTGGACTCAATGGCTTGGAGACCCGATGGTAAAgtaagtattattttctttttggaCTATTTAGCTTAAgtgtatagaataaaaaataatgtaatattgataaaataaaaaaggtaaaaaaatcttatgacttatttattatgagtaGTAAATAATTCCCTTAATATATAAAGggaatattacaatataaaatagaggCTCTGTTTACATTGCCTGCAGCCTGTACTTGATCAACATTTGgaaaaagtataatttcagcataataaattagttaccTAATCAGTtaatggataaaataaatccttAATCCATACAATACAGTCCgatgtagaaataaattatcctTTCAAATGTTGGgctatttgtttttgaatgaaatattattttaaaatagataagtTTCAATTGGCCTAATACCTTcctaaatatgtttttaaacacaGATGGTTACTCCTTGAAATTGTATGTTAATGTTATTCCAGGCTTTAGCGATTGGTTACAATAATGGAAGTGTTTATATTGTGGATATAGAGGACAAAACAGTTATTGATAAGTATGACTTTGTCCAAGAAGTTGTAGAAGAGTcagaatataaaaactatggCATTCCTTGCATTAGATGGGCTGTTAAAGCTGGTACTTTGGAAAGTGCaactgaatataatttatacgtaaatataatttctcattttatttattaacatgaaattattaagcaataaatatcttattaattttaatctgaaCAATTTGCAGGATGATTGTTCCATATTCTTACAAATGCCACCATCTCCAAGTACTGCATATAAAGCTCCCAATCCggatgaaaaagaaaaaggcTGTGTTGAACATTTAGATCAATTTAACCAGCTTAATTTGTTGATGATTGCATATGGGACTGGAAATATCTTTATGAGTGTCTTTGGTAGATACCCTTACAGAAGTGTTCATATGTCTCAATTTACAAAAGATGAATATGGAGATTATGAGATTCTAGATATACAAATGTCAGACGATTTTAGTGTGATGCAGGTTCTATATGTCGAAAGAAATACAAACAGAGTAATTGTCTCTGTTACAAATACAAGTGTTTTATCAGCTTACTCTGAAGAACTTTCTATTGTGGCCAATAAACATGTCCATATAGTACAAATGATTTCACATCTTGATAAAACTATGAAGTCAATTACTGAAGCATgggaacatattttattagaaatggACACAAAAATGGCATATTATGCATCAACTGTACCAGAGGGTGGTGTTTCTGCAGATTTACTGGAGCTATTGATGTTAGGTAAATTGTGACTTATTTCTGTAATTTCCATTAATACAATATCACCTTACATCTTCAccttaaatttgtatttcaattattatatattccttAAATTTAGTTATTCAAGATTTTACAGGTACATGAGactaatatatcaattatttgtaTGGTTAGAGGAGTGAGACATTGTTTTTATGGCCAAAGTATtgttatcattaaattaattttacttgcAGGTGTCCCTTCTGATGAATTGGAAGTATTTTTGTTAAGAGAGCTTACTGCAAAAGgtttaaagaaatttggtaGCTCGGTTGAATTAAGTTATTCAACTATCCAAAAATTGGTTCTGAAGCAGTTAAATATTGTTGgacaaaatcttatatatcACTTGTCTGAACTGAGAGGTCTTGCTAAGATCCCAGATCGATACAaggtattttatagtatttatgcATTATTATAATGCTCATTAATGATGAAGTTTAAattgttcttattatttttttttttcaggtatTAGGTCTTGATGAAACTAAGGTGACATCTGCTATTAGAGCTAGCtttgcatttttaaacaaatgccTAGAATTGCAGCAAGTGATAGATGTATCAATGCgtaattataaagcattctTCCGTTGGTTGTTTGTAGCAATAGTTCGATTATTGGATGAGCACACACCTagtgaaatagtaaaaataactcAACAGGAATTAACACATATTGCTGATTTCTTATACAACTTCGACAATGTACAAGTTGAAAATGATGAGGATACTGAAGAAAAGcctatgaaatttaatttagaaagaTTGGGTCAATATTTACAAGATCAGGAATTGACAATTTTACCAGATGATGAGGACAATCCTTGgtataaaattcttaaagaAAATTCATGCCTTCTAAAAGAAAatgatacaatttattcaacaactgaatttaagaaattttcacttgtacaacaacaaaaatacttaaaccGTGAAGTTGAAGAGGTTTTTGATATACATCATAAAGACATAGCAAAGAACTTTTcagtattgtataatataaaatgctatGATGGCGACGATGATTTGGATGTTAGCGAAAGTGTAAGAATTTCTCAAATATTTGATCCCAAACAACAAAGATTTATGATGGCCATAGTCAATACAACAATTCCACAACAgggactttattttatgtcagtAAGCGTTAAGGAAAGGTTATGTTCAGCTACAACATGTGAATACTTCTTTTCGCCAAGTTTAATTAAAGACTGCAACCCTCCCTCGTCAGttgaaaatttagaaatattggACATACAATTCTATTCATCTGAATATTTGTCTTTGTTATTGAAACATCCAACCATGGAAGACAGcactatatttttacaactaCCTCTTAAAATCGCTTTAGAGAATTCACAAGagtttaatatgaaatgcaGGAATATCATTTTCAATGAAGACATGGAAAAAATTGATCTTTCACCATTATTAGATCAAAGTGTCTACAAAGTTTTAGAGAAGATGAATGGTAATAAAATAGCAGTGTCAGGTGCACGAAAGGTTGCAGTTGTGCTTTCAAATATACAAAGGAAAGTAAGGGTTTttgaaatggaaataaatggTGAGGATGAAGATGATGATACATTTGACACAACcccacaattaaatttaacacataaCAGTGAAACTATTGCTACTCCTGATAAGGATAGGAACACAGGAAATATAAccttttaatgttaataaaaataatacagccaaaaaatatacatatatttaattctagtATGTTACATTAGGGAAGTTACATTATCTACATGTTATACCTtctattatacaataacaataattacctAATTCACAGTAATGTATGtagtatgaaacaaattttaatattgtattacacCAATATTGTTTGCTATAAATTACTGAGCCCTACCTACTCTAGAATgcacaattttaaattgtcttattataataacataataaaaatgtatttgagaATTAATTTAAGTGGTTATAACTTAAATGTTATCCTAGTCTAAGAGTTAGAGCAAAATTACTGTattgcattaataaattatatcaagctAGCCTGTggagattttatttgtatattttcaaacacAGAATTAAAATCGGTGTCTAGACCTTGGTTGTCTATGCCATATATCAAATGCTCAGAAGATGGGTTCCTACTTGGGCCAGGTACAGGTTCTGTTATGGAAGTAGTTGTACGGTTGTATATTTCATCGCCTTCCTCATCTTCATCATCcactgaaaataatatgtaaaaaattgaatGACGGATAAAATTAAGCATAGTAAGTTGAAAAACGTATATGACATGTTCTAATAATCTATTCAAATctgcaatatataataacacttAGTATAAAGTGAACTACATGTCTACAGTTAGATTGCTTTTAGGTTAGTGCTGCACCTTTGATCTAAATTGCAATTAGTACATGTTTTACCTGGAACAACAGTTCTCCCATCATACTTTTTCCACTGTTTCCTTAGCCTGAAGTAAATCACAGCACAAGCAATGATCACAAGGATAGACAGAACAATGGCAACTAACTTCACAGCATCCATTGCTGTAAATACGGATCCTTTTACTATCATCTCCACTTCACCAACAGCTATCCCTGATCCATCAAGGTTTTTTGAAACACATTTGTAATAGCCAGATTCTGTTGGGGATACATTCTGAAAGACGGAAATAGAAAGCTCATTCAAgactaaaaataacaaaaaaaacccTGAAAATTGCCTATTTCATTGACACAAATTCcagttattatcataatatattttcttatttgttgATATACTAAAAACAATGTTGATAAAGATTGTTTTGTTAGTTAAAACTATGTCATATTGAATGAGACTCAATCTTAAAAGGaatatttagtaaatttttttttggatgcagttgaaacaaaattaatgtatagcTTACATCAATATGTAGTCTTCCGGATAAAActtcatatttgtattttctttcatcaTACAAGTTTCCTGGACCAATAACTTTGTTTTTGTCAAAAAGCCAAAACATGAAATTATGGTTAAAGTCATTACTGATACAGTTCAAGACGGCAGTAGATCCCACAGGCACTTCCTTCACTATTGTTGATTTAACATCAGGTATATTACTCATAATTGATggcattatataaattcattcacTTCTGGGGTTATGTTATATCACTGTTCAACCAAAATTTTGTCATTACTGTGCAAACACATCACTGATGTCAATGGATGTGTGccaagtttaaatttatctcaGTCACATGGTCATTTACagtaaaatgcattttatctTAAGGACACAAATATTCAGTATCTACTTCTACTGGAATTTTTTATCAGGTGCATAAAAACTTCAACACACAAAACTGGGAGCAACATCCAAATTGGAGTCATCACTACATAAATTGGGAGGTTTACTTTCGTGTATTctagttttatacaaataataatttgagcAGCCATTTTCAGTCCTATAGCAGCAATGTAccaaacgtttttatttatagtccCGCGAAACCTTTCTAGTCCATTTCTGCAGTGGGAAACCATGTGGAATACaacatatatcaataaaatgctGTCATACACCCACATgggaataaaaacaatgaaccAATTCCAATGGGTTCTCGATTCGAGACGTAGACAaagtagtattaaaaatactaaaaatataaaccatGTAAAAAGCGCTCTATGAAGAATAGCCATAATCAGTGAGCTTACTCTTGATACTCTCAATGTTTATGAATAGCAGCACCAATTTATTATAGCATTTAGAgcagtatatattttaaaatctaaaacagGTATTCAAAAccttaaaattaagtatatttgataaagaagtaaatgttattttatgcaGACAAAACATATTCTCTGACGGGTGACGACAGGCGGAAGCCGAGAAGACGTTAGCGGTCAGCTGTCAGTGATTCGACAATTATACAAACATCAAAATTATTGACAGACGACAATCATTGTCATATTCCGAATCCTGTTTATACTAAATTANNNNNNNNNNNNNNNNNNNNNNNNNNNNNNNNNNNNNNNNNNNNNNNNNNNNNNNNNNNNNNNNNNNNNNNNNNNNNNNNNNNNNNNNNNNNNNNNNNNNNNNNNNNNNNNNNNNNNNNNNNNNNNNNNNNNNNNNNNNNNNNNNNNNNNNNNNNNNNNNNNNNNNNNNNNNNNNNNNNNNNNNNNNNNNNNNNNNNNNNNNNNNNNNNNNNNNNNNNNNNNNNNNNNNNNNNNNNNNNNNNNNNNNNNNNNNNNNNNNNNNNNNNNNNNNNNNNNNNNNNNNNNNNNNNNNNNNNNNNNNNNNNNNNNNNNNNNNNNNNNNNNNNNNNNNNNNNNNNNNNNNNNNNNNNNNNNNNNNNNNNNNNNNNNNNNNNNNNNNNNNNNNNNNNNNNNNNNNNNNNNNNNNNNNNNNNNNNNNNNNNNNNNNNNNNNNNNNNNNNNNNNNNNNNNNNNNNNNNNNNNNNNNNNNNNNNNNNNNNNNNNNNNNNNNNNNNNNNNNNNNNNNNNNNNNNNNNNNNNNNNNNNNNNNNNNNNNNNNNNNNNNNNNNNNNNNNNNNNNNNNNNNNNNNNNNNNNNNNNNNNNNNNNNNNNNNNNNNNNNNNNNNNNNNNNNNNNNNNNNNNNNNNNNNNNNNNNNNNNNNNNNNNNNNNNNNNNNNNNNNNNNNNNNNNNNNNNNNNNNNNNNNNNNNNNNNNNNNNNNNNNNNNNNNNNNNNNNNNNNNNNNNNNNNNNNNNNNNNNNNNNNNNNNNNNNNNNNNNNNNNNNNNNNNNNNNNNNNNNNNNNNNNNNNNNNNNNNNNNNNNNNNNNNNNNNNNNNNNNNNNNNNNNNNNNNNNNNNNNNNNNNNNNNNNNNNNNNNNNNNNNNNNNNNNNNNNNNNNNNNNNNNNNNNNNNNNNNNNNNNNNNNNNNNNNNNNNNNNNNNNNNNNNNNNNNNNNNNNNNNNNNNNNNNNNNNNNNNNNNNNNNNNNNNNNNNNNNNNNNNNNNNNNNNNNNNNNNNNNNTCGAAGCCTTATGCATTATATAACCTTTGTGATGCCATCTCGGACATCCTCCCGGTATAAATTTGGcaatatttgaatgttatttcaCTTTTCGAAGCCTTATGCAATATATAACCTTTGTGATGCCATCTCGGACATCCTCCCGGTATAAATTTggcaatatttgaatattatttcacttttcGNNNNNNNNNNNNNNNNNNNNNNNNNNNNNNNNNNNNNNNNNNNNNNNNNNNNNNNNNNNNNNNNNNNNNNNNNNNNNNNNNNNNNNNNNNNNNNNNNNNNNNNNNNNNNNNNNatttgaatgttatttcaCTTTTCGAAGCCTTATGCATTATATAACCTTTGTGATGCCATCTCGGACATCCTCCCGGTAAATGTTTGgtgatatttgaatattatttaacttttcgAAGTCATAAGCATTATATAACCTTCGTGATGCCATCTCGGACATCCTCCCGGTATAAgcgaaaaatatttgaatatttttcaagGCTTCTTTGTCGTTAGTTATTATACGAAACATTGGTAAGTCGTATTACAGGTCGACATAAAGGCACTCTTAAGTACTTACTTGTATCGTCTTCAGATTCCGAAGACGATATTATAGGCTTGATACGGCGATGTTCATTCTCCAACTTTCTAATcttcatacaataataatcaattttctCCTTCGAGTTTCCTTCAGCATGACGGCACTTGCACTTATTAAAGACGTCCGTAGGTTGCGGCGCACGAAAAAGGAATGAATATTGTACAGGACAAGCAAATACTTGTCAGGTTGGAATAccctcattaaaaaaaaaaaaaaaaaatctaaacgcGTGCGTAGTTGCTAGCATTGAAAAAGGGGACTACATGGTAAATAATATCTGAAGAATGAAgcgatgaaatataattattagttgCTGGTTATTTCGCATTTTTtagagataatatttattatcactaaaatatatagtgtAACTTCTGTCAGTCAGAAACCGTATAATCGCATTTAGTTTTCGAGTTAGTCGAGAatcaccacaaaaaaaaactactttaGTAAAGCGTTGCGACATTGGAATTGGATCGCAAGACGTGAATTGCCTATTCAACTGACGTAActgctaaattaaattaaccgCATTTCCTCCTGCTACCCAAGCTTTTCCAATTTCTCATTTTTAGAATATTCCTTCaagttgttattatattaacaaggATATTTCTTCACCTcagtaacaaatttattattcaataactgCGTCGCCATCTTCAAAATCGCTGCGACTTATGTGGCAACGAACTTGGCAGGCAGATAGCGCATGAAAGGCGCGACGCAAGTCGCGGGACGAAGCCCACGGGTACGAGCCTCAATGAATTTGTATGGCGGTCGATTGGAGACTAAAATTTTCGAGTATCGAAGATTTGCGTAGCTATGTGTACGAATTAAGTAATACTTTTTACATATAcgatatgtttataataactacagctttaatataaaacgaataGTTGCTTTGAGCAAAtactttgtatatatgtatgtaaattcttatataaaatataatgtatgattgagaaagttaaaaaaagaaacaaattactttttctattttgaagcatttaaaaaactaatggaactaatgtattgatttttaactTGTTTTAATTCGACGTTTATGGGgctttgttattaatttagcGGGGTTTTGTTGAaagcatttgtttttttcaggAGTGGAACACTGTAATAAGCGCATAAAACAgtctgacataaaaaaatatttttgacatgACATTTCAATCAAAAATCTGGATTATGAACCTGACTGAACTAAGTTTTGCTTTTGCTAATCGCTAGGAAAACGTCTGGtcgctaatattaaaatacgttaCATATATCTCTAATAATTCTCTTTTCGAGAAATTATTAAAGCTACCGTACGTTACTCTAAACTTTTACATCGAAGTTATTATGGCTTCACCATTAGAACAATTTGTAAACAATGTACGAACAATATCAGCTTCaggtttgtttttctttattttcattattagtaTTACGTTTATTTTCCATGTAGTgaactaaatataatgatgcttatttgaaattataggTAACTTTCGTGACCTGTGCGACATTATATCGAAATCAGATGAAGTGTTGCAGAGAAACAGTGCTCATTTAAATACAGTTCTTGAAACACTGGATATACAACAACATTCACTAGGCGTCTTGGCAGTACTAGTAGCTAAGTTTTCATTGCCTCAGGTGTGTAACAGTGTGGATTAagtttgaagaaaataaatacctataaaaaattttagatatctgtttttacttaaaagactttaatgttattaaagtaaaaatacatctaagataatataaattctgtcaaaagaaatttatttttacagggTTCTAGTGATTTAGATAAATCAACCATGTTTCAACAAATATGTGATTTTATAAGCAATTGTAATGGAGAACAAGTCCGCTTCTGCCctgaattatgtatgtatttaccaatgtttattcaaaactTATCCATATTCTtactattttgataattaaatgtCTATTTTTAGATGCAGAATTATGTCATTTGCTTACGGACCACCTTGTTGAGATGAAACAACCAATTAAAGGAAttgagatattaaaaaaagccaTTAGGAAAATTCAATTGTTTGATTCTCAACTGACATCCATTCATGCTGATTTGTGCCAATTGTGTCTATTATCAAAATGTATGAAACCTGCCCTTGAATTCTTAGACACAGATGTTACAGGAATAGGATCTGAGGTATATTgtgcatatataattttcatgtaattattatagatatcaaAAAACTTTATGATATGGACACTACTTTatctaatgaaaaaaaaaaattacaacaataacatattaaatataaaacgagaAGCTACTTCTTACTAGGGAAAACAAATTGTAACATGTAACATTTAAactttagttaaatttttcagCTTGGAGGAAATAATGACTCGAAACATTTTTtactctattattattatgga
The sequence above is a segment of the Zerene cesonia ecotype Mississippi chromosome 17, Zerene_cesonia_1.1, whole genome shotgun sequence genome. Coding sequences within it:
- the LOC119833249 gene encoding RWD domain-containing protein 2A, whose protein sequence is MESDEMKKKLFSCLTQQMSEIELLNSMYPNKDELSFTDTSILQEVKDFLEDKTDYTPRHIDFVLYLFLQNMKLEISINLPTFYPDDEPDIYIRCNQMNRQQESRLNRGAMDFIKSTHNHEACIYSIVAWIQENIEQFTEVEKNSQELIDENTKYTEEVKFARYWIFSHHIYNKKKREEIVKLARELKLTGFCLSGKPGIICIEGSENDCKEWWKVIKSMNWKKIVVRKIELFELSFQAKEQRFSKFEEIIFQNASSRTNKHADMSGFSKYMEEYNLTEAFNDFFGFDNNT
- the LOC119833264 gene encoding anaphase-promoting complex subunit 4 produces the protein MYHCGMRQMEERHVANQVDLMVWSHRLDLLALTNSKGEVQVHRLHWQKVWSLPPPSEDVVVDSMAWRPDGKALAIGYNNGSVYIVDIEDKTVIDKYDFVQEVVEESEYKNYGIPCIRWAVKAGTLESATEYNLYDDCSIFLQMPPSPSTAYKAPNPDEKEKGCVEHLDQFNQLNLLMIAYGTGNIFMSVFGRYPYRSVHMSQFTKDEYGDYEILDIQMSDDFSVMQVLYVERNTNRVIVSVTNTSVLSAYSEELSIVANKHVHIVQMISHLDKTMKSITEAWEHILLEMDTKMAYYASTVPEGGVSADLLELLMLGVPSDELEVFLLRELTAKGLKKFGSSVELSYSTIQKLVLKQLNIVGQNLIYHLSELRGLAKIPDRYKVLGLDETKVTSAIRASFAFLNKCLELQQVIDVSMRNYKAFFRWLFVAIVRLLDEHTPSEIVKITQQELTHIADFLYNFDNVQVENDEDTEEKPMKFNLERLGQYLQDQELTILPDDEDNPWYKILKENSCLLKENDTIYSTTEFKKFSLVQQQKYLNREVEEVFDIHHKDIAKNFSVLYNIKCYDGDDDLDVSESVRISQIFDPKQQRFMMAIVNTTIPQQGLYFMSVSVKERLCSATTCEYFFSPSLIKDCNPPSSVENLEILDIQFYSSEYLSLLLKHPTMEDSTIFLQLPLKIALENSQEFNMKCRNIIFNEDMEKIDLSPLLDQSVYKVLEKMNGNKIAVSGARKVAVVLSNIQRKVRVFEMEINGEDEDDDTFDTTPQLNLTHNSETIATPDKDRNTGNITF
- the LOC119833265 gene encoding uncharacterized protein LOC119833265, which gives rise to MPSIMSNIPDVKSTIVKEVPVGSTAVLNCISNDFNHNFMFWLFDKNKVIGPGNLYDERKYKYEVLSGRLHIDNVSPTESGYYKCVSKNLDGSGIAVGEVEMIVKGSVFTAMDAVKLVAIVLSILVIIACAVIYFRLRKQWKKYDGRTVVPVDDEDEEGDEIYNRTTTSITEPVPGPSRNPSSEHLIYGIDNQGLDTDFNSVFENIQIKSPQASLI
- the LOC119833268 gene encoding transmembrane protein 60, whose protein sequence is MAILHRALFTWFIFLVFLILLCLRLESRTHWNWFIVFIPMWVYDSILLIYVVFHMVSHCRNGLERFRGTINKNVWYIAAIGLKMAAQIIICIKLEYTKVNLPIYVVMTPIWMLLPVLCVEVFMHLIKNSSRSRY